From the genome of Pelomonas sp. SE-A7, one region includes:
- a CDS encoding efflux RND transporter permease subunit, whose translation MNWTELFIRRPVMTVLLNISVVIAGLAAWSRIPVAALPSYNTPVINVQATLPGASPETMASSVALPLEKQFSTIAGLATISSSSGLGSTNVTLEFDPSRNIDAAAVDVQAALFRSLRALPVEMTSPPSYRKVNPADAPVLLVALTSPSINITELNDFAENLIIPALSTIDGVAQVSIFGQKRYAVRIKVRNDLLAQRNLTLEELQAAVRSANANTPVGVLDGDRQTLTIQANKQLRNAREFGGLVVASRNGAPVFLRDVAEVQDSIETTKAFSLFNGERSIVLAVQRQPDANTVKVVDAAKAMLPRFQAQMPASVQMNLLNDRSVSVRESLHDVYFTLALTVVLVVMVIFIFLRRVAATTIPALSLPISLIGALTLLYALGYSLDNISLLGITLAVGLVVDDAIVMLENIYRHIEDGAKPFEAAVRGAREMTFTILSISISLVAVLIPIFFMPGVIGLLFHEFAVVVSLSILVSAMVSLTLVPMLCSRFLKPHHHTQESRLGQVFENAFKRVQDAYGRSLDWALKRRHVVLAVAIASFVGTVYFYMAIPKGFFPEEDIGQIQASTEAAEDTSFNTMAVLQEQAAAIVKANPAVLSVAAGVGGGPTASGATNTGRLFINLKPRKERPPMAKVVESLRKDLRAVPGLQVFLRPVQNLQLGGRQSKSRYQFTLQAVAAGELNAWSSKLQAKLRENTKLFRDVTSDSQLRGLQANLVIDRERATLLGVQMQDLRSVLYDAFGERQVSSIFAESNTYQVLMEASDADRRSEDAFDKIYLRGRNGALVPLSAFATVQRGLGPTSINHQGQLQAITLSFNLAPDAPLGEATKAIEAYCKDIALPASIITSYGGDAAVFQDSQSGQLLLIGLALAVIYVLLGVLYESYIHPITILAGLPSAAVGALITLQLFGMDLTIIATIGIVMLIGIVKKNAIMMIDFALDAQRNGGMSPAAAIREACILRFRPIMMTTLAALMGALPIALGLGAGAELRQPLGLAVVGGLILSQAVTLYITPVIYLALDRWSGKGPDTREVAEVHMTSHAAAD comes from the coding sequence ATGAATTGGACAGAATTGTTCATCCGGCGGCCGGTGATGACCGTGCTGCTGAACATCTCGGTGGTGATCGCCGGCCTGGCGGCCTGGAGCAGGATCCCGGTCGCTGCCCTGCCGTCCTACAACACGCCGGTCATCAACGTCCAGGCCACGCTGCCGGGCGCCAGCCCCGAGACCATGGCCTCGTCCGTGGCCCTGCCGCTGGAGAAGCAGTTCTCCACCATCGCCGGGCTGGCGACCATCTCGTCCAGCTCGGGCCTGGGCTCGACCAATGTGACGCTGGAGTTCGACCCCTCGCGCAACATCGACGCCGCGGCGGTGGACGTGCAGGCGGCGCTGTTCCGCTCGCTGCGCGCGCTGCCGGTGGAGATGACCTCGCCGCCGTCCTACCGCAAGGTCAATCCGGCCGATGCACCGGTGTTGCTGGTGGCGCTGACCTCGCCGTCCATCAACATCACCGAGCTGAACGACTTTGCCGAGAACCTGATCATCCCGGCGCTGTCCACCATCGACGGCGTGGCCCAGGTCTCGATCTTTGGCCAGAAGCGCTATGCGGTGCGCATCAAGGTCCGCAACGACCTGCTGGCCCAGCGCAACCTCACGCTGGAAGAACTGCAGGCCGCGGTGCGCAGCGCCAATGCCAACACGCCGGTGGGCGTGCTGGACGGCGACCGCCAGACGCTGACCATCCAGGCCAACAAGCAGCTGCGCAATGCGCGCGAGTTCGGCGGCCTGGTCGTGGCCTCGCGCAATGGCGCACCGGTGTTCCTGCGCGACGTGGCCGAAGTCCAGGACAGCATCGAGACCACCAAGGCCTTCAGCCTGTTCAACGGCGAGCGCTCCATCGTGCTGGCCGTGCAGCGCCAGCCCGATGCCAACACGGTCAAGGTGGTGGATGCCGCCAAGGCCATGCTGCCGCGCTTCCAGGCCCAGATGCCGGCCTCGGTGCAGATGAACTTGCTGAACGACCGCTCGGTCTCGGTGCGCGAGTCGCTGCACGACGTCTACTTCACGCTGGCCCTGACCGTGGTGCTGGTGGTGATGGTGATCTTCATCTTCCTGCGCCGCGTGGCGGCCACCACCATCCCGGCGCTGTCGCTGCCGATCTCGCTGATAGGCGCGCTGACCCTGCTCTATGCGCTGGGCTACAGCCTGGACAACATCTCGCTCCTGGGCATCACCCTGGCCGTGGGCCTGGTGGTGGACGACGCCATCGTGATGCTGGAGAACATCTACCGCCACATCGAGGATGGCGCCAAGCCCTTCGAGGCGGCCGTGCGCGGCGCGCGCGAGATGACCTTCACCATCCTGTCGATCTCGATCTCGCTGGTGGCGGTCCTGATCCCGATCTTCTTCATGCCCGGCGTGATCGGCCTGCTGTTCCACGAGTTCGCGGTGGTGGTCTCGCTGTCCATCCTGGTCTCGGCCATGGTCTCGCTGACCCTGGTGCCCATGCTGTGCAGCCGCTTCCTCAAGCCGCACCACCACACGCAGGAAAGCAGGCTGGGCCAGGTGTTCGAGAACGCCTTCAAGCGCGTGCAGGACGCCTACGGCCGCAGCCTGGACTGGGCGCTCAAGCGGCGCCATGTGGTGCTGGCCGTGGCCATCGCCAGCTTCGTGGGCACGGTCTATTTCTACATGGCCATCCCCAAGGGCTTCTTCCCCGAAGAGGACATAGGCCAGATCCAGGCCAGCACCGAGGCGGCCGAGGACACCTCGTTCAACACCATGGCCGTGTTGCAGGAGCAGGCGGCGGCCATCGTCAAGGCCAACCCGGCCGTGCTGAGCGTGGCCGCCGGCGTGGGCGGCGGACCGACGGCCTCGGGCGCCACCAACACCGGCCGACTGTTCATCAACCTGAAGCCCCGCAAGGAGCGGCCACCGATGGCCAAGGTGGTCGAGAGCCTGCGCAAGGACCTGCGCGCCGTGCCCGGCCTGCAGGTCTTTCTGCGGCCGGTGCAGAACCTGCAGCTGGGCGGCCGCCAGAGCAAGAGCCGCTACCAGTTCACGCTGCAGGCGGTGGCGGCCGGCGAGCTCAATGCCTGGTCCAGCAAGCTGCAGGCCAAGCTGCGCGAGAACACCAAGCTGTTCCGCGACGTGACCAGCGATTCGCAGCTGCGCGGCCTGCAGGCCAACCTGGTGATAGACCGTGAACGCGCCACGCTGCTGGGCGTGCAGATGCAGGACCTGCGCTCGGTGCTGTACGACGCGTTCGGCGAGCGCCAGGTGTCCAGCATCTTTGCCGAGAGCAACACCTACCAGGTGCTGATGGAGGCCAGCGACGCCGACCGCCGCAGCGAGGACGCCTTCGACAAGATCTACCTGCGCGGCCGCAACGGTGCCCTGGTGCCGCTGAGCGCCTTCGCGACGGTGCAGCGCGGACTGGGCCCGACCTCGATCAACCACCAGGGCCAATTGCAGGCGATCACGCTGTCCTTCAACCTGGCGCCCGACGCGCCGCTGGGCGAGGCGACCAAGGCCATCGAGGCCTACTGCAAGGACATAGCCCTGCCCGCTTCCATCATCACCAGCTACGGCGGCGATGCGGCGGTGTTCCAGGACTCGCAGTCCGGCCAGCTCTTGCTGATAGGCCTGGCACTGGCTGTGATCTATGTTCTGCTGGGCGTGCTGTACGAGAGCTACATCCACCCGATCACCATCCTGGCCGGCCTGCCCTCGGCCGCCGTGGGCGCCCTGATCACGCTGCAGCTGTTCGGCATGGACCTGACCATCATCGCGACCATTGGCATCGTGATGCTGATCGGCATCGTCAAGAAGAACGCCATCATGATGATCGACTTCGCGCTGGATGCTCAGCGCAACGGCGGCATGAGCCCGGCCGCGGCGATCCGCGAGGCCTGCATCCTGCGCTTCCGGCCCATCATGATGACCACGCTGGCGGCCCTGATGGGCGCCCTGCCCATCGCCCTGGGCCTGGGCGCCGGCGCCGAGCTGCGCCAGCCGCTGGGCCTGGCGGTGGTCGGCGGCCTGATCCTTTCGCAGGCGGTGACGCTCTACATCACGCCGGTGATCTACCTGGCGCTGGACCGCTGGAGCGGCAAGGGGCCGGACACTCGCGAGGTGGCCGAAGTGCACATGACCTCGCATGCGGCCGCCGATTGA
- a CDS encoding amino acid permease — protein sequence MDAIPQQELKRGIGARQLSMIAIGGAIGTGLFLASGGAIANAGPGGALLAYAIMGIAVFCMMQSLGEMATQLPIAGSFEAYAERFVDPSLGFAFGWNYWFSWSITLAAEFVAGGLIVKFWFPDSNAGLWAMGFFVLLMGLNLLSVKAYAEAEYWFASIKVTTVIIFLIVGALMICGLLGDQQSIGFKNWQLADAASGKSAPFVGGLAAILGVFLIAGFSFQGTEGVGLAAAETEDPARNVPKAIHSVFWRILLFYIGAIAVIGFLIPFTDPNLLRSGEENVAYSPFTIVISHLPKIGFYAANLMNFVILSAVLSAGNSSLYVSSRMLYAMAHSGKAPRLFGQLNGRGVPVAAVWATGLVGALAFLASEFGATKVYQLLYNASGLTGFLIWLGIAICHLRFRKAWVAQGRPLSDLKFRAKFYPWGPWAALVLFLVVLFGANAWVFQAEQFSWFDFISNYLPIPAFVLLYLGHKWVKKTRVVPLKDCNFRMD from the coding sequence ATGGACGCCATCCCCCAGCAAGAACTCAAGCGTGGCATCGGTGCCCGCCAGCTGAGCATGATCGCCATCGGCGGCGCCATCGGCACCGGCCTGTTCCTGGCTAGCGGCGGCGCCATTGCCAATGCCGGCCCGGGCGGCGCCCTGCTGGCCTACGCCATCATGGGCATCGCCGTGTTCTGCATGATGCAATCGCTGGGCGAGATGGCCACGCAGCTGCCCATCGCCGGCTCCTTCGAGGCCTATGCCGAGCGCTTCGTCGATCCTTCGCTGGGCTTTGCCTTCGGCTGGAACTACTGGTTCAGCTGGTCGATCACGCTGGCCGCCGAGTTCGTGGCCGGTGGCCTGATCGTCAAGTTCTGGTTCCCCGACAGCAATGCCGGCCTCTGGGCCATGGGCTTCTTCGTGCTGCTGATGGGGCTGAACCTGCTGTCGGTCAAGGCCTATGCCGAGGCCGAGTACTGGTTCGCCAGCATCAAGGTCACGACGGTCATCATCTTCCTGATCGTGGGCGCGCTGATGATCTGCGGCTTGCTGGGCGACCAGCAATCGATAGGCTTCAAGAACTGGCAACTGGCCGATGCGGCCAGCGGCAAGAGCGCGCCCTTCGTGGGCGGCCTGGCGGCCATCCTGGGCGTGTTCCTGATCGCCGGCTTCTCGTTCCAGGGCACGGAGGGCGTAGGCCTGGCGGCGGCCGAGACCGAGGACCCGGCCAGGAACGTGCCCAAGGCCATCCATTCGGTGTTCTGGCGCATCCTGCTGTTCTACATAGGCGCGATCGCGGTGATCGGCTTCCTGATCCCCTTCACCGACCCCAACCTGCTGCGCAGCGGCGAGGAGAACGTGGCCTATTCGCCGTTCACCATCGTCATCTCGCACCTGCCCAAGATTGGCTTCTATGCGGCCAATCTGATGAACTTCGTGATCCTGTCGGCCGTGCTGTCGGCCGGCAATTCCTCGCTTTATGTGTCCTCGCGCATGCTGTACGCCATGGCGCACAGCGGCAAGGCACCCCGGCTGTTCGGCCAGCTCAACGGCCGCGGCGTGCCGGTGGCGGCGGTCTGGGCCACGGGCCTGGTGGGCGCCCTGGCCTTCCTGGCCAGCGAGTTCGGCGCGACCAAGGTCTACCAGCTGCTCTACAACGCCTCGGGCCTGACCGGCTTCCTGATCTGGCTGGGCATCGCGATCTGCCACCTGCGCTTCCGCAAGGCCTGGGTGGCCCAGGGCCGGCCATTGAGCGATCTGAAGTTCCGCGCCAAGTTCTACCCCTGGGGCCCCTGGGCCGCCCTGGTGCTGTTCCTGGTCGTGCTGTTCGGCGCCAATGCCTGGGTGTTCCAGGCCGAGCAGTTCAGCTGGTTCGACTTCATCAGCAACTACCTGCCGATCCCCGCCTTCGTGCTGCTGTACCTGGGCCACAAATGGGTCAAGAAGACCCGGGTCGTGCCGCTGAAAGACTGCAACTTCAGGATGGACTGA
- the rpe gene encoding ribulose-phosphate 3-epimerase: protein MSHRIAPSILSADFARLGEEVRNVLAAGADWIHFDVMDNHYVPNLTFGPMVCEALRKHSVKPDGTPAPIDVHLMVEPVDSLAQAFCKAGADLVSFHPEASRHVDRTLQLIKAEGKQAGLVFNPGTPLDVLDWVIDKVDLVLIMSVNPGFGGQSFIPSALKKLEAARKIIDRSGRDIRLEIDGGVKVDNIRSIADAGADTFVAGSAIFGKPDYKAVIDQMRAELAR, encoded by the coding sequence ATGAGCCACCGCATCGCCCCCAGCATCCTCTCCGCCGACTTTGCCCGCCTGGGCGAGGAGGTCCGCAACGTGCTGGCGGCCGGCGCCGACTGGATCCACTTCGACGTGATGGACAACCATTACGTGCCCAACCTGACCTTCGGGCCCATGGTCTGCGAGGCGCTGCGCAAGCATTCGGTCAAGCCCGACGGCACGCCGGCGCCTATCGACGTGCACCTGATGGTCGAGCCGGTGGACAGCCTGGCCCAGGCCTTCTGCAAGGCCGGCGCCGACCTGGTGAGCTTCCACCCGGAGGCCAGTCGCCATGTGGACCGCACCTTGCAGCTGATCAAGGCCGAAGGCAAGCAGGCCGGCCTGGTGTTCAACCCGGGCACGCCGCTGGACGTGCTGGACTGGGTGATCGACAAGGTCGACCTGGTGCTGATCATGAGCGTCAACCCCGGCTTCGGCGGCCAGAGCTTCATTCCCAGCGCCTTGAAGAAGCTGGAAGCGGCCCGCAAGATCATCGACAGGAGCGGCCGCGATATCCGCCTGGAGATCGACGGCGGCGTCAAGGTCGACAACATCCGCAGCATCGCCGACGCCGGTGCCGACACCTTCGTGGCCGGCTCGGCCATCTTCGGCAAGCCCGACTACAAGGCCGTCATCGACCAGATGCGCGCCGAGCTGGCGCGCTGA
- a CDS encoding DNA-3-methyladenine glycosylase I, producing MSLNDKLFHAPGEAPRCHWCAAAADWRPYLDYHDREWGFPVADDQRLFEKLCLEGFQSGLSWRTILAKREAFRQAFASFDFRKVARFGEADVERLLQDAGIVRHRGKIEAAINNAQRALELVKDEGSLARYLWRFEPPATADVLGQTETAASRALSKDLKKRGWKFVGPTTMHAFMQSMGMVNDHAAGCRARAEVETALRKFKRP from the coding sequence ATGAGCCTCAACGACAAGCTGTTCCATGCGCCCGGCGAGGCGCCCCGCTGCCACTGGTGCGCCGCCGCGGCCGACTGGCGGCCCTACCTGGACTACCACGACCGCGAATGGGGTTTCCCGGTGGCCGACGACCAGCGTCTGTTCGAGAAGCTGTGCCTGGAAGGCTTTCAGTCCGGCCTGTCGTGGCGGACCATCCTGGCCAAGCGCGAGGCCTTCCGCCAGGCCTTTGCCAGCTTCGATTTCAGGAAGGTGGCGCGCTTCGGTGAGGCCGATGTGGAGCGGCTGCTGCAGGACGCCGGCATCGTCCGCCACCGCGGCAAGATCGAAGCGGCGATCAACAATGCGCAGCGCGCGCTGGAGCTGGTCAAGGACGAGGGCTCGCTGGCCCGCTATCTGTGGCGCTTCGAGCCGCCGGCCACGGCGGATGTGCTGGGCCAGACCGAGACCGCGGCCTCCAGGGCCCTGTCCAAGGACTTGAAGAAGCGCGGCTGGAAGTTCGTCGGGCCGACCACCATGCATGCCTTCATGCAGTCCATGGGCATGGTCAATGACCATGCGGCCGGCTGCCGGGCCCGCGCCGAGGTCGAGACCGCTTTGCGCAAATTCAAGCGCCCATAA
- a CDS encoding transporter substrate-binding domain-containing protein produces the protein MSYRLLFSLFVAALPMMGADLHAQVLRTVQQSNSLAKYSPQDKARPGICMEILRAVEQQDPGLRFSGLDQQVPLRRVELMLGQGEVDVFFCLLRSAQREKQWRYLPVPLYRIQHVVAMRHGPGPEPRELSDLVAASRRKPVVVTRGTVLAASLLEAGVQLAEAASDHEALQMLMLGRTDMVYGQDLNLLRNIRESGLQDKVRVASTVFNAENQYLAVANQVPVETEQRLLLALTKLYGDGRLKAISERYR, from the coding sequence GTGTCGTACCGCCTGCTGTTCTCCCTCTTCGTGGCAGCCCTTCCGATGATGGGCGCGGACCTGCATGCCCAGGTGCTGCGAACCGTCCAGCAGAGCAATTCGCTGGCCAAGTATTCGCCGCAGGACAAGGCCCGGCCGGGCATCTGCATGGAGATCCTGCGGGCGGTGGAGCAACAGGATCCGGGCCTGCGCTTCAGCGGCCTGGACCAGCAGGTGCCGTTGCGCCGAGTCGAGCTGATGCTGGGCCAGGGCGAGGTCGATGTGTTTTTCTGCCTGCTGCGATCCGCCCAGCGCGAGAAGCAGTGGCGTTATCTGCCGGTGCCGCTGTACCGCATCCAGCATGTGGTGGCCATGCGCCACGGCCCGGGCCCGGAGCCGCGCGAGCTGTCCGACCTGGTGGCGGCCAGCCGCCGCAAGCCGGTGGTCGTGACCCGCGGCACGGTGCTCGCGGCCTCGCTGCTGGAGGCCGGCGTACAGCTGGCCGAGGCGGCGTCCGACCACGAGGCCCTGCAGATGCTGATGCTGGGCCGCACCGACATGGTCTACGGCCAGGACCTGAACCTGCTGCGCAACATCCGCGAGTCGGGCCTGCAGGACAAGGTGCGTGTGGCCTCCACCGTGTTCAATGCCGAGAACCAGTACCTGGCCGTGGCCAACCAGGTGCCGGTCGAGACCGAGCAGCGCCTGCTGCTGGCGCTGACCAAGCTCTATGGCGACGGCCGGCTCAAGGCGATCAGCGAGCGCTACCGCTAG
- the apaG gene encoding Co2+/Mg2+ efflux protein ApaG has protein sequence MSSPEFSCTVTVKPLPEHTDSEQGRWAFSYTITISNSGDVAAQLIAREWDIVDTEGQVQQVRGLAVVGHQPFLQPGEQFQYSSWAQLATPQGSMKGRYLCVTEQAEIFWAEVPEFLLADSASLH, from the coding sequence ATGTCGTCCCCTGAATTCAGCTGCACGGTCACGGTCAAGCCGCTGCCCGAGCACACCGACTCCGAGCAGGGCCGCTGGGCCTTCAGCTACACCATCACCATCAGCAACAGCGGCGACGTGGCCGCCCAGCTGATCGCCCGTGAATGGGACATCGTCGACACCGAAGGCCAGGTCCAGCAGGTGCGCGGCCTGGCGGTGGTCGGCCACCAGCCCTTCCTGCAGCCGGGCGAGCAGTTCCAGTACAGCAGCTGGGCCCAGCTGGCCACGCCGCAGGGCAGCATGAAGGGCCGCTACCTCTGCGTGACCGAGCAGGCCGAGATCTTCTGGGCCGAGGTGCCCGAGTTCCTGCTGGCCGACAGCGCCAGCCTGCACTGA
- a CDS encoding recombinase has translation MAGQGAWDLTALLNAADPKASLAGRNLWLARLLEWLRHAPLKASGDGLPRPDGSRPLPLLRLTHLLNVLDRHPEHAAQVSALLAATWRELDAVGLFADVGFASRMALWSEVGLRVRLRLLPGTVETRELGELFGLLFPEAEDEQWLLAMEAPLLERLGRLFAEAARLDNGREALLQALTILVSAVRAAGLSGPLRLRMSAELLAHQPFAQLAAAAEKVAEALRAQDRAALLPALQYLRVLLDACRAAAASVPEHLEAWGVSVDLMFEVEQLIERCRRIEALLDLLVAEAPAAETLKLVAGLVRVVHERRSLRTLFSRHYALLARKVAERSAETGEHYITRDAHEYRDMLRRAAAGGAVIGGTTLAKFALGALTLSAFWAGFAAGTNYALSFVLIHLMHWTVATKQPAMTAPAMAHKLRDIASDEGLQGFVDEVAHLLRSQFAGIAGNLLAVIPVVLLVQWLAWGLVGHPAVGPKDAAYVLHSLQLLGPSVLFAAFTGVLLFLASLIAGWVENWFVFYRLDSAIAWNPRFIARLGAARAQRWAAWWRSNISGLAANVSLGLMLGLVPVFCAFFGLPIEVRHVTLSTGQLTAAVGALGLEIFRTPAFWWCLPTIAFIGLLNLGVSFALALLVALRARGIQVADRSRVQAAIWRRLREDPRSFFLPPKGE, from the coding sequence ATGGCAGGACAAGGCGCCTGGGACCTGACCGCGCTGCTCAATGCGGCCGACCCCAAGGCCTCGCTCGCGGGCCGCAATCTGTGGCTGGCCCGGTTGCTCGAATGGCTGCGCCACGCGCCGCTGAAGGCCAGCGGCGATGGCCTGCCCCGCCCCGACGGCTCACGCCCGCTGCCGCTGCTGCGCCTGACGCATCTGCTCAATGTGCTGGACCGCCATCCCGAGCATGCCGCGCAGGTCTCGGCCCTGCTGGCCGCCACCTGGCGGGAGCTTGATGCCGTGGGCCTGTTCGCCGACGTGGGCTTTGCTTCGCGGATGGCGCTGTGGAGCGAGGTCGGCCTCCGGGTGCGGCTGCGCCTGCTGCCGGGCACGGTCGAGACCCGCGAGCTGGGCGAGCTGTTCGGCCTGCTGTTCCCCGAAGCCGAGGACGAGCAATGGCTGCTCGCCATGGAGGCGCCGCTGCTGGAACGCCTGGGCAGGCTGTTCGCCGAAGCCGCGCGCCTGGACAACGGCCGCGAAGCCCTGCTGCAGGCGCTGACCATCCTCGTCAGCGCGGTGCGCGCGGCCGGTCTCTCGGGGCCGCTGCGCCTGCGCATGAGCGCCGAGCTGCTGGCCCATCAACCGTTTGCTCAACTCGCGGCTGCCGCGGAAAAAGTCGCCGAGGCATTGCGTGCCCAGGACCGAGCGGCGCTGCTGCCGGCCCTTCAATACCTGCGCGTGCTGCTCGATGCCTGCCGCGCCGCGGCCGCCAGCGTGCCCGAGCACCTGGAGGCCTGGGGCGTGTCGGTGGACCTGATGTTCGAGGTCGAGCAGCTGATCGAACGCTGTCGCCGCATCGAGGCCCTGCTGGACCTGCTGGTGGCCGAGGCGCCGGCGGCCGAGACCCTGAAGCTAGTGGCCGGCCTGGTGCGCGTGGTCCACGAGCGGCGCAGCTTGCGCACGCTGTTCTCGCGCCACTACGCGCTGCTGGCCCGCAAGGTGGCCGAGCGCAGCGCCGAGACCGGCGAGCACTACATCACCCGCGATGCGCACGAGTACCGCGACATGCTGCGCCGCGCGGCCGCCGGCGGTGCGGTGATAGGCGGCACCACGCTGGCCAAGTTCGCTCTCGGTGCGCTGACGCTGTCGGCCTTCTGGGCCGGCTTCGCCGCCGGCACCAACTACGCGCTGAGCTTCGTGCTGATCCACCTGATGCACTGGACCGTGGCCACCAAGCAGCCGGCCATGACGGCGCCGGCCATGGCCCACAAGCTGCGCGACATCGCCAGCGACGAGGGCCTGCAGGGCTTTGTCGACGAGGTGGCCCATCTGCTGCGCTCGCAGTTCGCCGGCATCGCCGGCAATCTGCTGGCGGTGATTCCGGTGGTGCTGCTCGTGCAGTGGCTGGCCTGGGGCCTGGTCGGCCATCCGGCCGTGGGGCCCAAGGACGCGGCCTATGTGCTGCATTCGCTGCAGCTGCTGGGGCCTTCGGTGCTGTTCGCCGCCTTCACCGGCGTGCTGCTGTTCCTGGCCAGCCTGATCGCCGGCTGGGTCGAGAACTGGTTCGTGTTCTACCGGCTGGACAGCGCCATCGCCTGGAACCCGCGCTTCATCGCCCGGCTCGGTGCCGCGCGGGCCCAGCGCTGGGCCGCCTGGTGGCGGTCCAATATCTCGGGCCTGGCGGCCAATGTCTCGCTGGGCCTGATGCTGGGCCTGGTGCCGGTGTTCTGCGCCTTCTTCGGCCTGCCCATCGAGGTGCGGCACGTGACGCTTTCCACCGGACAGTTGACCGCTGCCGTCGGTGCCCTGGGCCTGGAGATCTTCAGGACGCCGGCCTTCTGGTGGTGCCTGCCGACCATTGCCTTCATAGGCCTCTTGAACCTGGGCGTCAGCTTTGCGCTGGCCCTGCTGGTGGCGCTGCGCGCCCGCGGCATCCAGGTGGCCGACCGCTCGCGGGTGCAGGCCGCGATCTGGCGCCGGCTGCGCGAGGATCCGCGCAGCTTCTTCCTGCCGCCCAAGGGCGAGTGA
- a CDS encoding MltA domain-containing protein translates to MKKKTRYDAWWMAAAILGLLAGCASSPVVLPPIPKSPIPVASNDRPVQLRERSRWVESDWAELPGWGSDRASELWPALLRSCEKPAAGWSAVCARALLAEAGDDLATAAWLMSELRPWRIESLDGEPQGQLTGYFEPELQVRRQKDARFTVPVLAAPADLMQRRPYLTRQQIESEPSRYKTLVYLEDAIDLQILQLQGSGRARLVDAEGTEPVWLRLAFAGHNDQPLTPLGRSLVLIGEWNDGPAAPRSAVRDWARRNPQRLNELMWANARYVFFREEPLRDAGIGPRGAQGVPLTPGRSVAVDKNSIPYGTALWMDGGDAGTRRLVMAQDTGGGIVGAVRADFFTGWGSEAEAAAMKIKQPLRYWALWPRGVPVSR, encoded by the coding sequence ATGAAGAAAAAGACGCGCTACGACGCTTGGTGGATGGCGGCGGCCATTCTAGGTCTGCTGGCCGGCTGCGCTTCCTCGCCGGTGGTGCTCCCGCCCATCCCGAAATCGCCGATACCGGTGGCAAGCAACGACCGCCCGGTCCAGCTGCGCGAGCGCTCGCGCTGGGTCGAGTCCGACTGGGCCGAGCTGCCCGGCTGGGGCAGCGACCGCGCCTCCGAGCTGTGGCCGGCGCTCTTGCGCTCCTGCGAAAAGCCCGCGGCCGGCTGGTCGGCCGTCTGCGCCCGCGCCCTGCTGGCCGAAGCCGGCGACGACCTGGCCACCGCCGCCTGGCTGATGAGCGAGCTGCGGCCCTGGCGCATAGAGAGTCTGGACGGCGAGCCGCAGGGCCAACTGACCGGCTACTTCGAGCCCGAGCTGCAGGTGCGGCGCCAGAAGGACGCGCGCTTCACCGTGCCGGTGCTGGCCGCGCCAGCCGACCTGATGCAGCGCCGGCCCTACCTCACGCGCCAGCAGATCGAGAGCGAGCCCTCGCGCTACAAGACCCTGGTCTACCTGGAAGACGCCATCGACCTGCAGATCCTGCAGCTGCAGGGCTCGGGCCGGGCCCGCCTGGTCGATGCCGAAGGCACCGAGCCGGTCTGGCTGCGCCTGGCCTTTGCCGGCCACAACGACCAGCCCTTGACGCCGCTCGGCCGCTCGCTGGTGCTGATCGGTGAGTGGAATGACGGACCGGCCGCGCCGCGGTCCGCGGTGCGCGACTGGGCCAGGCGCAATCCGCAGCGGCTGAACGAGCTGATGTGGGCCAATGCCCGCTATGTGTTCTTCCGCGAGGAGCCCTTGCGCGACGCCGGTATCGGTCCCCGCGGCGCCCAGGGCGTACCGCTGACGCCGGGCCGTTCGGTGGCCGTGGACAAGAACTCCATCCCCTACGGCACGGCCCTGTGGATGGACGGCGGCGATGCCGGCACGCGCCGATTGGTGATGGCGCAAGACACCGGAGGCGGCATCGTCGGCGCGGTGCGGGCCGACTTCTTCACTGGCTGGGGCAGCGAAGCCGAAGCGGCGGCGATGAAGATCAAGCAGCCGCTGCGCTACTGGGCATTGTGGCCCCGAGGCGTTCCAGTCAGTCGATGA
- a CDS encoding DUF427 domain-containing protein, with protein sequence MKAIWNGVVIAESADTVVVDGDHYFPAESLNKNYLSFSNHRSSSWKGQAHYQSLFVNGELNPDAVWSYPEPTEAAAELKGRVAFWKGVQVID encoded by the coding sequence ATGAAGGCAATCTGGAACGGCGTCGTGATCGCCGAAAGCGCAGACACCGTCGTGGTCGATGGCGACCACTACTTCCCCGCCGAGTCGCTGAACAAGAACTACCTCAGCTTCAGCAACCACCGCTCCAGCAGCTGGAAGGGCCAGGCGCATTATCAGAGCCTGTTCGTCAACGGGGAGCTGAACCCGGACGCGGTCTGGAGCTACCCCGAGCCCACTGAAGCCGCCGCCGAGCTCAAGGGCCGCGTGGCCTTCTGGAAGGGCGTCCAGGTCATCGACTGA